In Polynucleobacter sp. MWH-S4W17, a genomic segment contains:
- a CDS encoding Re/Si-specific NAD(P)(+) transhydrogenase subunit alpha yields the protein MRIGVPLETRPGETRVAATPETVKKLIGQGHTVVIQKDAGVKASQPDSAFEAVGATIGSAADAFGAEIVLKVRAPEAAELKQIKSGAVLLGMLDPFDNDMIAAMAAQGVTAFSLEAAPRTTRAQSMDVLSSQANIAGYKAVLVAANEYQRFMPMLMTAAGTVKAARILILGAGVAGLQAIATAKRLGAVIEASDVRPAAKEQIESLGAKFVDVPYETDEEREIAKGVGGYARPMPEAWMKRQAALVAERAQQADIVITTALIPGRKPPVLLHSDTVANMKPGSIVIDLAAGKGDNGSGNCPLTQADKVIDVNGVKIVGYTNLASMVAADASALYSRNLLDFMKLIVDKEANLVIPSDDDIVTACLMCRDGQAVRKN from the coding sequence ATGCGCATAGGAGTGCCACTGGAAACAAGGCCCGGGGAAACTCGAGTAGCCGCCACACCAGAAACCGTTAAAAAATTAATTGGTCAAGGTCATACCGTCGTGATTCAAAAAGACGCCGGGGTAAAAGCCAGTCAACCTGACTCTGCATTCGAGGCTGTCGGCGCAACCATTGGCAGCGCTGCAGATGCATTCGGTGCTGAGATTGTGCTCAAAGTACGTGCGCCTGAGGCGGCTGAACTCAAGCAAATTAAATCCGGTGCCGTGCTCTTAGGCATGCTCGATCCGTTTGATAACGACATGATTGCAGCCATGGCAGCGCAAGGCGTTACTGCATTCTCTTTAGAGGCTGCACCACGCACAACGCGCGCACAAAGCATGGACGTTTTATCTTCACAGGCAAATATTGCTGGTTACAAAGCAGTATTGGTTGCCGCAAATGAATATCAACGCTTCATGCCAATGCTGATGACTGCTGCGGGAACTGTTAAAGCGGCTCGCATACTAATCCTGGGTGCTGGTGTTGCAGGCTTACAAGCAATCGCTACAGCAAAACGTCTTGGCGCTGTGATTGAAGCATCTGATGTTCGTCCAGCCGCTAAAGAACAAATTGAATCATTGGGCGCCAAGTTTGTTGACGTTCCTTACGAAACTGATGAAGAGCGTGAAATTGCAAAAGGCGTTGGTGGCTATGCCCGCCCAATGCCTGAGGCCTGGATGAAGCGTCAAGCGGCCTTGGTTGCAGAGCGTGCGCAACAAGCTGACATCGTGATCACAACCGCATTGATTCCTGGACGTAAACCTCCAGTCCTATTACATAGCGACACTGTTGCCAATATGAAGCCAGGCTCGATCGTGATTGATTTGGCCGCTGGCAAAGGTGATAACGGTTCAGGTAACTGCCCGTTAACGCAAGCAGACAAAGTAATTGATGTAAATGGCGTGAAAATTGTTGGCTACACCAACTTAGCTAGCATGGTTGCCGCAGATGCTTCTGCACTGTACTCACGTAACTTGCTCGATTTCATGAAACTCATTGTGGATAAAGAAGCCAATTTAGTTATCCCAAGTGATGATGACATCGTTACTGCTTGCTTAATGTGTCGTGATGGCCAAGCCGTCCGCAAAAACTAA
- a CDS encoding proton-translocating transhydrogenase family protein has product MDLAAFQSILTVQNITVFVLAIFVGYHVVWNVTPALHTPLMAVTNAISGIIIVGALLQTEVIGGDEITLTSIIGAVAVFLASINIFGGFMVTRRMLEMFKKKAPKADAAGTK; this is encoded by the coding sequence ATGGATCTCGCTGCCTTTCAAAGCATCCTCACCGTTCAAAACATTACCGTGTTTGTATTGGCCATCTTTGTTGGCTATCACGTCGTTTGGAATGTTACGCCAGCATTGCATACGCCTTTAATGGCGGTGACCAATGCCATCTCCGGCATCATCATTGTTGGCGCATTGCTCCAAACTGAAGTTATCGGTGGCGATGAAATCACCCTCACCAGCATTATTGGTGCAGTAGCGGTATTCCTCGCGTCTATCAATATTTTTGGTGGCTTTATGGTCACCCGTCGCATGCTTGAAATGTTCAAGAAAAAAGCTCCCAAAGCTGATGCGGCTGGAACCAAATAA
- a CDS encoding NAD(P)(+) transhydrogenase (Re/Si-specific) subunit beta, which translates to MSNITAISYLISSVLFILALRGLSSPTTSRQGNTFGMIGMLLAVITTFFIPDFKPVISLIGVAIVGGAIIGTIAAKRVQMTKMPELVALMHSFVGLSAVLIAIAAVFNPAHDHTGAQKIELFIGAFIGAITFTASVIAFGKLSGKVSGKPVTFAGQHLLNLILAISMVGAGVAYYMGDSHAAFLAMCAIALILGVTLIIPIGGADMPVVVSMLNSYSGWAAAGIGFTLNNPVLIIAGACVGSSGAILSYIMCKAMNRSILAVLLGGFGAEAAAGGGDDGGPKNYKTGSPEDAAFLMENADTVIIVPGYGLAVARAQHALKELTEKLTHHGVTVKYAIHPVAGRMPGHMNVLLAEAEVPYDQVFEMEDINSDFGQADVVLVLGANDVVNPAARTPGSPIFGMPILEAFKAKTIIVNKRSMAAGYAGLDNELFYMDKTMMVFGDAKKVVEEMVKAVE; encoded by the coding sequence ATGTCAAACATAACCGCTATTTCTTATCTCATTTCATCGGTGTTGTTCATCCTCGCTTTGCGTGGCTTGTCTTCACCAACCACTTCACGTCAAGGCAACACCTTCGGCATGATTGGTATGTTGTTAGCAGTCATCACCACTTTCTTCATTCCTGATTTCAAACCAGTCATCTCTTTGATCGGCGTTGCCATTGTTGGTGGCGCGATTATTGGAACCATTGCCGCTAAGCGCGTGCAAATGACTAAGATGCCTGAGTTGGTTGCTTTGATGCACTCCTTCGTAGGTTTGTCAGCTGTGTTAATTGCGATCGCTGCTGTATTTAATCCAGCGCATGACCATACTGGTGCACAGAAGATTGAGCTCTTCATCGGCGCATTCATTGGTGCTATTACCTTCACTGCATCCGTGATTGCATTCGGCAAGCTATCTGGCAAGGTCAGTGGTAAGCCAGTGACTTTTGCTGGTCAACATTTGCTGAACTTGATTTTGGCTATTTCGATGGTTGGTGCCGGCGTTGCTTATTACATGGGTGACAGCCACGCAGCCTTCTTGGCAATGTGTGCCATTGCCTTGATATTGGGCGTAACCTTAATCATCCCTATCGGCGGTGCTGATATGCCGGTGGTTGTATCCATGCTGAACAGCTATTCAGGTTGGGCAGCGGCCGGTATTGGCTTCACCTTAAACAACCCAGTATTGATTATTGCGGGTGCTTGCGTAGGCTCATCTGGTGCGATTCTGTCTTACATCATGTGTAAGGCGATGAACCGCTCCATCCTGGCTGTATTGCTTGGCGGCTTTGGTGCTGAAGCTGCTGCAGGCGGTGGCGATGATGGCGGCCCTAAGAACTACAAAACAGGATCGCCTGAAGATGCGGCTTTCCTCATGGAAAATGCTGACACTGTGATCATTGTTCCAGGTTATGGCTTGGCAGTGGCTCGCGCTCAACATGCATTGAAAGAATTGACTGAAAAGTTGACTCATCATGGTGTGACAGTGAAGTATGCGATTCACCCAGTAGCAGGTCGTATGCCTGGTCATATGAATGTACTCTTGGCCGAAGCTGAAGTTCCATACGACCAAGTATTTGAGATGGAAGATATCAATAGCGACTTTGGTCAGGCTGATGTTGTATTGGTGCTTGGTGCAAATGACGTGGTAAACCCTGCTGCACGTACGCCAGGTAGCCCAATTTTTGGTATGCCAATCTTGGAAGCATTTAAAGCTAAAACCATCATCGTGAACAAACGTTCGATGGCGGCTGGATATGCCGGCCTAGATAATGAACTCTTCTACATGGATAAAACCATGATGGTCTTCGGTGATGCGAAGAAGGTAGTTGAAGAGATGGTTAAGGCTGTTGAGTAA
- the groL gene encoding chaperonin GroEL (60 kDa chaperone family; promotes refolding of misfolded polypeptides especially under stressful conditions; forms two stacked rings of heptamers to form a barrel-shaped 14mer; ends can be capped by GroES; misfolded proteins enter the barrel where they are refolded when GroES binds) — MAAKDVVFGDNARTKMVEGVNILANAVKTTLGPKGRNVVIERSFGGPTITKDGVSVAKEIELKDKLQNMGAQMVKEVASKTADIAGDGTTTATVLAQSIVREGMKYVVSGHNPMDLKRGIDKAVAAAIQELAKISKPCTTTKEIAQVGSISANSDHSIGQRIAEAMEKVGKEGVITVEDGKSLEDELEVVEGMQFDRGYLSPYFINQPEKQVAVLESPYVLLFDKKIANIRDLLPVLEQVAKSGRPLLIIAEDVEGEALATLVVNNIRGIIKTCAVKAPGFGDRRKAMLEDIAILTGGTVIAEEIGLTLEKTTLEHLGQAKRIEVGKENTIIIDGAGDAKAIEARVKNIRVQIEEATSDYDKEKLQERVAKLAGGVAVIRVGAATEVEMKEKKARVDDALHATRAAVEEGIVPGGGVALIRAMQGIKGLKGDNADQDAGISIVLRAMQEPLRTIVSNAGEDAGVVVNAVQASTGNNGYNAATGEYGDLVAQGVIDPTKVTKTALVNAASVAGLLLTTDCAISEAPKDESAGGMPDMGGMGGMGGMGGMM, encoded by the coding sequence ATGGCAGCAAAAGACGTTGTATTTGGAGATAACGCCCGCACCAAGATGGTCGAAGGCGTCAACATTCTTGCTAATGCAGTGAAAACAACTTTGGGACCAAAAGGTCGCAATGTAGTAATCGAGCGTTCATTCGGTGGACCAACGATCACTAAAGATGGTGTATCCGTAGCAAAAGAAATCGAACTCAAAGACAAGCTCCAGAACATGGGCGCGCAGATGGTTAAGGAAGTTGCTTCCAAAACTGCTGACATCGCTGGTGACGGTACAACTACCGCTACTGTATTGGCGCAGTCTATCGTTCGCGAAGGCATGAAGTATGTTGTTTCGGGCCATAACCCAATGGACCTGAAGCGTGGTATTGATAAGGCTGTTGCAGCTGCTATTCAAGAACTCGCAAAAATCAGCAAGCCTTGCACCACTACTAAAGAAATCGCTCAAGTAGGCTCTATTTCTGCAAACAGCGACCACAGCATTGGTCAGCGCATTGCAGAAGCCATGGAAAAAGTAGGTAAAGAAGGCGTTATTACTGTTGAAGATGGTAAGTCTTTGGAAGACGAGCTTGAAGTTGTTGAAGGTATGCAGTTTGACCGCGGTTACCTCTCCCCATACTTCATCAATCAACCTGAAAAACAAGTTGCTGTATTGGAAAGCCCATACGTACTCTTGTTTGACAAGAAGATCGCTAACATCCGTGATTTGCTCCCAGTACTCGAGCAAGTAGCAAAGTCTGGCCGTCCATTGTTGATCATTGCAGAGGATGTTGAAGGCGAGGCCTTGGCAACTTTGGTGGTGAACAACATCCGCGGCATCATCAAGACTTGCGCTGTTAAGGCTCCTGGTTTCGGTGACCGTCGTAAAGCCATGTTGGAAGACATCGCGATTTTGACTGGCGGCACAGTAATCGCTGAAGAAATCGGCCTTACACTCGAGAAAACAACTCTTGAGCACTTAGGTCAAGCAAAGCGTATCGAAGTAGGCAAAGAGAACACCATCATCATCGATGGCGCTGGCGATGCTAAAGCGATTGAAGCTCGTGTGAAGAATATTCGTGTTCAGATCGAAGAAGCAACTAGCGACTACGACAAAGAGAAATTGCAAGAGCGCGTAGCCAAATTGGCTGGCGGTGTTGCGGTGATTCGTGTTGGTGCTGCTACTGAAGTGGAAATGAAAGAGAAGAAGGCTCGTGTTGACGACGCATTGCACGCAACTCGTGCAGCAGTTGAAGAAGGCATTGTTCCTGGCGGTGGCGTAGCGTTGATTCGTGCAATGCAAGGTATTAAGGGCTTGAAAGGCGATAACGCTGATCAAGACGCTGGTATCAGCATTGTATTGCGCGCTATGCAAGAGCCATTGCGTACGATCGTTAGCAATGCTGGTGAAGATGCTGGTGTGGTTGTTAATGCAGTACAAGCAAGTACAGGCAATAACGGCTACAACGCAGCTACTGGTGAATACGGCGACCTCGTTGCACAAGGTGTTATCGACCCAACTAAGGTAACAAAAACTGCATTAGTAAATGCTGCTTCTGTTGCTGGCTTGTTGTTGACAACTGATTGCGCAATCTCCGAAGCACCAAAAGATGAATCTGCTGGTGGTATGCCTGATATGGGTGGCATGGGTGGAATGGGTGGAATGGGCGGCATGATGTAA
- a CDS encoding co-chaperone GroES, giving the protein MNLRPLHDRVIIKRLDQESKTASGIIIPDAAAEKPDQGEVLAVGPGKRDDSGKLNAPDVKVGDRVLFGKYAGQTVKVDSEELIVMREDDIMAVVQK; this is encoded by the coding sequence ATGAATTTGCGTCCCTTACATGATCGCGTAATCATCAAGCGTTTAGATCAAGAATCAAAAACTGCTTCCGGAATCATTATTCCTGACGCTGCTGCAGAAAAGCCTGATCAAGGTGAAGTTTTGGCAGTAGGACCGGGCAAGCGCGATGACAGCGGCAAATTAAACGCACCTGACGTCAAAGTAGGCGATCGCGTGTTGTTTGGCAAATATGCAGGTCAAACAGTAAAAGTTGACAGCGAAGAACTCATCGTGATGCGTGAAGACGACATCATGGCTGTTGTACAGAAGTAA
- a CDS encoding diguanylate phosphodiesterase encodes MSPKSRLYTLVKAWKNKPFQEVRDACGDPWLGLSNQALEEHQSWSKRQAISYEPIFNCKGTKLTGSLFRPLLTASDMQLLRLFMEGLDTIAYWYRSGRFIPGILPIPTHAIASSRYVDAMSELILNSRLPVGLVSIGIQTIPEPDIADACKEGLLRLRRLGILLHFLKFTGSIEELQWITEMQLEGVHIDMSQIRERELASNVLSQLRQSPYSPTQFYAGNIGLVKDLENASTLIADHSYGGLMMSPVSRHQMLQINDSRIAKAIFSLHPHPHPNQNGDK; translated from the coding sequence ATGAGCCCGAAATCCCGGCTGTACACGCTTGTAAAGGCATGGAAGAACAAACCCTTCCAAGAAGTACGAGACGCCTGTGGCGACCCCTGGCTTGGACTTAGTAACCAAGCCCTTGAAGAACACCAATCCTGGTCTAAACGACAAGCGATTAGTTATGAACCCATTTTTAACTGCAAGGGAACCAAACTGACAGGATCTTTATTTAGACCATTACTGACTGCCTCTGACATGCAATTGCTGCGCCTTTTTATGGAAGGCTTAGACACCATCGCATATTGGTATCGCAGTGGTCGCTTTATTCCTGGCATTTTGCCAATACCAACACATGCCATAGCCTCAAGCCGCTACGTGGATGCAATGAGTGAACTCATTCTGAACTCACGCCTACCAGTGGGCTTGGTAAGTATTGGCATTCAAACAATTCCTGAGCCTGACATCGCCGATGCTTGTAAAGAAGGGTTGCTGCGTTTACGACGGCTTGGCATCTTGCTACATTTTCTGAAATTCACCGGAAGCATTGAAGAGTTGCAGTGGATCACGGAAATGCAATTAGAGGGCGTTCATATCGATATGAGTCAAATACGTGAACGCGAGCTGGCAAGCAATGTGCTTTCTCAACTCAGACAATCGCCCTACTCACCAACACAATTTTATGCCGGCAATATTGGGTTAGTAAAGGATTTAGAAAACGCTTCCACTCTGATTGCCGACCATTCCTATGGTGGTCTCATGATGTCGCCTGTAAGTCGCCATCAGATGCTGCAGATTAACGATAGTCGTATCGCTAAAGCCATTTTTTCGCTGCACCCTCATCCACACCCAAACCAAAACGGAGACAAGTAA
- a CDS encoding response regulator transcription factor yields the protein MRKRVMLVDDHPAMLMALKSMLQDQLLFEIAGQAQNGEECLRSMKEVNPNMVILDLDMPKTDGFDVIRRIGLMYPEVRMLVLSSMDEAVYGGRVRSLGGHGFVNKTAGADVILAACVAISQGYNFFTHGKNGNSSLSDNDKLALISDRELQVMKYLGKGNSNQQISEMLHISNKTVATYKTRVFDKLGINNIADLILFCRMNNIIES from the coding sequence ATGAGAAAACGCGTGATGTTGGTAGATGACCATCCGGCAATGCTGATGGCTCTTAAAAGTATGTTGCAGGACCAGTTGCTTTTTGAGATCGCAGGGCAAGCCCAGAATGGTGAGGAGTGCCTTAGGTCCATGAAGGAGGTGAACCCCAATATGGTGATCCTGGATCTCGATATGCCCAAGACGGATGGCTTTGATGTCATACGCCGTATCGGATTAATGTATCCCGAGGTTCGAATGCTTGTTCTTTCCAGCATGGACGAGGCTGTTTATGGCGGGAGAGTACGCTCATTAGGCGGGCATGGTTTTGTAAACAAAACTGCAGGTGCAGATGTCATCCTAGCTGCTTGCGTTGCCATATCCCAAGGCTATAACTTTTTCACTCATGGCAAAAATGGCAATAGCTCATTAAGTGACAACGATAAGCTTGCGTTAATTTCTGATCGTGAGTTACAGGTTATGAAATATCTGGGCAAAGGTAACTCCAATCAGCAGATCTCTGAAATGCTGCATATCAGCAATAAGACAGTAGCTACTTATAAGACCAGAGTCTTTGACAAACTAGGCATTAACAATATTGCAGACTTGATTTTGTTCTGTCGCATGAACAATATTATCGAAAGCTAA
- a CDS encoding ATP-binding protein: protein MRRSITRIALFILLNGILNNTYANLLNSAEQRWIDAHPIVRFSIHEKYAPYLDVNGKGESGVFHSLLKKLSEFTQQEFLPTWRKSDQEGLEQLANGEVDFIIDPPAIDNEYLMFGSLSEAIFWGHDAILTKRSKNDTPIEPINIAYFDRGFENPPIPNHPQASVSGHAEKLVFDLLKNDIEALVIPLRLAQQLIQKFNVDKLQIDGLYRREPFKYRWLISNQDEALHGVLEHFLNNLDPIASRGLFNINASTFERVHPSAPNHLPWLSTLAILVIGSTLLWRMHQKQSLQKEEAQELISSKEQAENANAAKSAFLATMSHEIRTPMNAILGVQELLLSSPLPTNEKTLLKSAHSSAESLLGILNQVLDLSKIEAGKLTLNIEPCNLNALIDDIGSAFSTVAHRQSLKLHTSKDPRIAEVLLLDSLRLRQILQNLISNAIKFTDHGEIYFSISVLADDHAGQLIEFRVIDTGVGMCTEEITLALQAFEQIPGNNEQVNGTGLGLTITNHLVTSMNSQLYFESAPGFGSNIHFCVAFPRTSIAATRASRPEHCNISRKLVSKCAQNNERPLQALVVEDHAASRQIIFLQLQALGIEVSVCDNATTALDLISQKYFDLLLTDQSIPGMQGSELAKHIRNTGNQDLIIIGITADIYALDSRHQFLEAGMNGVLIKPLSLMTLENELTRYFQVEELTGPPTQTRGLEEYSFDAFGNLLRNSPEYILVILEEIKKVHDETLLSLRNEAVDEDAFRSMIHKVKGGAQLLNAEYFTRACEALEQEKNLDTRITTFIQLLEDQNLIITRYQSQYAKL, encoded by the coding sequence ATGCGTCGGTCCATCACCCGTATTGCCCTTTTTATCCTATTAAATGGGATATTAAACAATACCTATGCGAACTTACTGAATTCAGCAGAGCAAAGATGGATCGATGCTCATCCCATAGTACGTTTTAGTATTCATGAAAAATATGCGCCTTACTTAGATGTGAATGGAAAGGGTGAGTCTGGAGTTTTTCATAGCCTTCTAAAAAAGCTCAGCGAATTTACCCAACAGGAGTTTTTACCGACGTGGCGAAAGAGTGATCAGGAGGGGCTTGAGCAACTAGCCAATGGAGAGGTAGATTTCATCATTGATCCGCCCGCTATAGATAATGAGTATCTGATGTTTGGGTCCTTATCAGAAGCAATCTTTTGGGGGCATGACGCTATTCTGACTAAACGGTCAAAAAACGATACGCCTATTGAGCCAATTAATATTGCCTACTTTGACCGTGGCTTTGAAAACCCGCCAATACCCAATCACCCCCAAGCTAGCGTATCCGGTCATGCAGAAAAATTAGTATTTGATCTTCTCAAAAATGATATTGAGGCGCTTGTCATACCGCTTCGTCTTGCGCAACAACTGATTCAGAAATTTAACGTAGATAAGTTACAAATTGATGGGCTTTACAGAAGAGAGCCCTTCAAATACCGTTGGCTTATCTCCAATCAAGATGAAGCTTTGCATGGAGTGCTTGAGCATTTTCTCAATAATCTAGATCCAATCGCATCACGAGGTCTTTTTAACATCAACGCATCTACTTTTGAAAGAGTCCACCCATCTGCACCCAACCATTTACCTTGGCTCTCCACTTTGGCAATCCTAGTGATAGGCTCTACCTTGCTTTGGCGCATGCATCAGAAACAATCACTTCAAAAGGAAGAGGCTCAAGAACTCATTTCATCGAAAGAGCAGGCAGAAAATGCAAACGCCGCAAAGTCTGCCTTCCTTGCCACCATGAGCCATGAAATTCGCACGCCCATGAATGCCATTTTAGGGGTGCAGGAGTTATTGCTTAGCAGCCCCCTACCTACAAATGAAAAAACTTTACTCAAGAGCGCGCACTCTTCAGCAGAATCTCTTCTAGGAATCCTAAACCAGGTTTTGGATCTATCAAAGATAGAGGCAGGCAAGCTTACGCTCAATATTGAGCCCTGCAATCTCAATGCTTTGATTGATGACATCGGTTCGGCATTCTCGACCGTGGCCCATAGACAGAGTCTCAAGCTACATACCTCAAAAGATCCACGCATTGCAGAAGTCTTGTTGTTAGATTCTTTACGTCTACGCCAAATACTGCAGAACCTGATTAGTAATGCCATTAAGTTCACCGATCATGGCGAAATCTACTTCTCTATCAGCGTGCTTGCAGATGATCATGCGGGGCAACTGATTGAATTCAGAGTCATTGATACCGGTGTTGGCATGTGTACAGAAGAAATTACCCTAGCACTGCAAGCTTTTGAGCAAATTCCGGGTAATAACGAACAAGTGAATGGCACTGGGCTTGGCCTAACCATTACCAATCACTTAGTTACCTCCATGAACAGCCAACTCTACTTTGAGAGCGCGCCTGGCTTTGGTAGCAATATTCATTTTTGCGTTGCGTTCCCACGTACCAGCATTGCTGCAACCAGAGCCTCTAGACCTGAACATTGCAATATATCCAGAAAGCTTGTCTCCAAGTGTGCTCAAAATAATGAGCGTCCATTACAAGCATTAGTTGTTGAAGATCATGCCGCAAGCCGCCAAATTATCTTTCTTCAACTTCAGGCGCTGGGTATTGAAGTATCAGTTTGCGATAACGCTACCACAGCTCTGGATCTCATCAGTCAAAAGTATTTTGATCTTCTGCTAACCGATCAGTCTATTCCAGGCATGCAGGGTTCAGAGCTTGCCAAACACATACGCAATACAGGCAATCAAGATCTCATCATCATCGGCATTACGGCAGATATCTATGCACTAGATTCGCGTCATCAATTCTTGGAGGCTGGCATGAATGGTGTTCTGATCAAACCATTAAGCCTCATGACTTTAGAGAATGAGCTTACTCGCTATTTCCAAGTCGAAGAATTAACTGGACCTCCAACTCAAACCAGAGGTCTGGAGGAGTATTCATTTGACGCCTTCGGAAATCTCCTCAGAAATAGCCCAGAGTACATTCTGGTCATTCTGGAAGAAATTAAAAAGGTGCATGATGAGACCCTTCTTTCACTGAGAAATGAAGCCGTAGATGAAGACGCCTTCAGAAGTATGATTCATAAAGTCAAAGGAGGGGCACAGCTCCTCAATGCCGAATACTTTACTAGAGCATGCGAAGCCCTAGAGCAAGAGAAGAATTTAGATACTCGAATTACCACCTTCATTCAATTACTGGAGGACCAAAATCTAATTATTACTAGGTATCAATCTCAATATGCAAAGCTTTAA
- the dacB gene encoding D-alanyl-D-alanine carboxypeptidase/D-alanyl-D-alanine-endopeptidase yields MRFSLLRPSAFIAILLWTASSLAFAGETASPVIPPSVASSLERNQIPLDAVSISVVEIEPARPGKNVAKKVLDWRGGDPMNPASTMKLLTTLSGLDVLGPQYRWRTNVYTDGVIRQGVLKGNLYLQGTGDPKLVPEELAKMMKDLQGLGIQKIDGNLFFDRSAYAASVMEHNTIDGEALRAYNVPPDPLLYAFRTLSFQLGKSRTADFIDISYTPPLSQLKVSNQMQLVDRSCDNWKSNIRFNLDPEGVTNTDQPLTAQFSGAFPSSCKGVNFNVVALDANTFLTQGFAAAWELAGGSWAQAPIGKDGSVPLAARLLLQFEGSKLADDVVDINKYSNNVMARQVLLTMALDKMGKPATTANGELVIQSWLKQNGLDFEGLVIENGSGLSRNEAISASQMNQLLLTARNLPVGDIFYSSLPIAGTDGTMRNRLMVQLRKFLHLKKKPEARIKTGSLADVRAISGYVMSKSGKMYAVTSFINHPNAWRGLEAHDQLLSWLLEDGPEPKHAR; encoded by the coding sequence ATGCGTTTTTCTCTTCTTCGCCCATCCGCTTTTATCGCAATCCTCCTTTGGACGGCTAGTTCTTTAGCCTTTGCCGGCGAGACTGCATCCCCAGTAATTCCACCATCCGTAGCGAGTAGCCTCGAGCGCAATCAAATACCTCTTGATGCCGTAAGCATTTCAGTTGTCGAGATCGAGCCTGCTCGCCCCGGAAAGAATGTAGCTAAGAAAGTTTTAGATTGGCGCGGTGGCGATCCAATGAACCCCGCTTCAACGATGAAGTTATTAACAACGCTTTCTGGTTTAGATGTCCTGGGTCCGCAATATCGTTGGCGCACTAATGTCTATACAGATGGAGTGATTCGTCAGGGGGTATTGAAAGGCAATCTCTATTTACAAGGTACGGGTGATCCAAAACTCGTTCCGGAAGAGCTAGCCAAGATGATGAAAGACCTTCAGGGTCTTGGTATTCAGAAGATTGATGGCAATCTATTCTTTGATCGTAGTGCTTATGCAGCTAGTGTCATGGAGCACAACACTATTGATGGCGAAGCTCTACGTGCATACAACGTTCCGCCAGATCCTCTGCTCTATGCATTTAGAACCCTGTCGTTTCAACTAGGTAAGTCACGCACCGCGGATTTTATTGACATTAGTTACACCCCTCCCCTCTCCCAGCTAAAGGTATCTAACCAAATGCAGTTGGTTGATCGCTCATGCGATAACTGGAAAAGCAATATCCGCTTTAATTTAGATCCGGAAGGTGTCACCAATACTGATCAGCCTTTAACTGCACAGTTCTCTGGGGCGTTCCCAAGCTCCTGTAAGGGAGTGAACTTTAACGTTGTTGCGCTTGATGCCAACACCTTTCTAACGCAAGGATTTGCTGCTGCCTGGGAATTAGCTGGTGGCAGCTGGGCACAAGCTCCTATCGGCAAAGATGGCTCAGTTCCTTTAGCCGCTCGACTTCTATTGCAATTTGAAGGCAGCAAACTTGCCGATGATGTTGTAGACATCAACAAGTACTCCAATAACGTCATGGCTCGCCAAGTTCTTTTGACTATGGCTCTAGATAAGATGGGCAAACCTGCAACCACTGCCAATGGTGAGTTAGTCATTCAGAGCTGGCTCAAACAAAATGGTTTGGACTTTGAGGGCCTGGTGATCGAGAATGGTTCTGGCTTATCTCGCAATGAAGCAATCTCTGCAAGTCAGATGAATCAGCTCTTGCTCACTGCTCGCAATTTACCGGTAGGTGATATTTTTTATAGCAGTTTACCAATTGCTGGAACTGATGGCACGATGCGCAATCGACTGATGGTTCAACTGCGCAAGTTTTTACATCTCAAGAAAAAACCAGAAGCCAGAATTAAAACGGGCTCTCTTGCAGATGTGCGAGCGATCTCAGGCTATGTAATGAGTAAATCCGGAAAGATGTATGCAGTGACTTCATTCATCAACCACCCCAATGCCTGGAGGGGTCTAGAGGCGCACGATCAGTTGCTGTCGTGGCTGCTTGAAGATGGGCCAGAACCAAAGCATGCGCGCTGA